The following coding sequences lie in one Apium graveolens cultivar Ventura chromosome 1, ASM990537v1, whole genome shotgun sequence genomic window:
- the LOC141721979 gene encoding uncharacterized protein LOC141721979, whose translation MAKVAVRFKRVAEAFDMAARARVICGESSGSERQSSPAPESVTDLSDLVNSFIDGDETDDGMNKEYKLDETSDENDGADYYWDDCMDLLRSYLQEKGSDHDVKMNIQSEVEFACHGLGLDRSSPEFKRLLMTRLRERGFDAGLCKSMWGKTVQLTPGNYEYVDVNVAGHRYIVEVYVAGEFEVARSTDRYASLLEILPPVFVGKAETLKQIVRLMCRAVKKIMKRYEMSLPPWRRYAYMQAKWFGSSYKRTINDISDKNSFDSHEKKDKQRALGFVPMPVMNSSYFCREAFVSKVGSRVGNLAMVMNGNELLL comes from the exons ATGGCGAAAGTAGCTGTGAGATTCAAGAGAGTGGCCGAAGCTTTCGACATGGCGGCTAGGGCTAGAGTTATATGCGGTGAGAGTAGTGGTAGCGAGCGACAGTCGTCGCCCGCTCCCGAAAGTGTTACTGATTTATCTGATCTTGTTAATTCTTTTATTGATGGAGATGAAACAGATGATGGTATGAATAAAGAGTACAAGTTGGATGAAACTAGTGACGAAAATGATGGCGCAGATTATTATTGGGACGATTGTATGGATTTGTTGCGGAGTTATTTGCAAGAAAAAGGTAGTGATCATGATGTGAAGATGAATATTCAGTCGGAGGTTGAATTTGCGTGCCATGGTTTAGGTCTTGATCGATCTTCGCCTGAGTTTAAACGACTGTTGATGACTCGTTTGCGTGAAAGAGGTTTTGATGCCG GTCTTTGCAAATCAATGTGGGGCAAAACAGTGCAATTAACACCGGGGAATTACGAATACGTTGATGTCAATGTAGCTGGGCATCGTTACATTGTGGAAGTTTATGTGGCTGGTGAATTCGAAGTGGCACGATCTACGGACCGCTATGCCTCGTTACTGGAAATTCTTCCTCCGGTTTTTGTTGGAAAAGCAGAAACGCTTAAGCAGATTGTGAGATTAATGTGCAGAGCtgttaaaaaaattatgaaaagatatgaAATGTCTTTGCCACCGTGGAGACGTTATGCTTACATGCAAGCTAAATGGTTTGGTTCAAGTTACAAGAGAACGATTAACGATATTTCTGATAAGAATAGCTTCGATTCGCATGAGAAAAAGGACAAGCAGAGGGCGTTAGGGTTCGTTCCAATGCCAGTCATGAATAGTTCATATTTTTGCAGAGAAGCTTTTGTTAGTAAAGTTGGATCCAGAGTTGGGAACTTGGCAATGGTGATGAATGGAAATGAATTACTGCTATAG